Proteins encoded by one window of Erysipelothrix rhusiopathiae:
- a CDS encoding ABC transporter permease — MKTLIKFSIKRRMMNRTTLLFYMIVFTVMGCLLFGDKVLSLLLPSVSEPSPIKTVDIDWHRFSDGFEKIIKYDDEASIVITKNDGSYTIQTETPLSPTEKSTLGLIIDSYENGSHEKPVVIYKTTSKNNLNLEIVFSILTTLYFLITSLSSSAMSEVIMEKTSNVLEMVCSVVQVKTYFVTKVVLGLIMMLIQLSSLGMIFGFWICIRQFYDQGEGLVELLQTLGILDFEGRTFFDIMKNLNLSQTDYLNIGCALLILMVGIATIQIILLVLAVRIRSIEEAGSVHGPLYFLMLCIYYLSIFLNTRYQMTEGWGVYLSLTPLFSMLFLPLRVLVYDVSLYEIVFSFATAIGFFMLVFEFSKYYSEMFIFDNDTKKID, encoded by the coding sequence ATGAAGACGCTAATTAAGTTTTCGATTAAGCGCCGCATGATGAATCGAACAACACTTCTATTCTATATGATAGTCTTTACTGTGATGGGATGTCTTTTGTTTGGAGATAAGGTTTTATCACTCTTGTTACCGAGTGTTTCGGAGCCCAGTCCAATAAAAACAGTAGATATTGATTGGCATCGATTTTCAGATGGATTTGAGAAAATCATTAAATATGACGACGAAGCTTCGATTGTTATTACCAAAAATGACGGGAGCTATACCATTCAAACAGAAACACCGCTTAGTCCAACAGAAAAAAGCACACTAGGACTGATTATTGATAGTTATGAGAACGGAAGCCATGAAAAACCCGTTGTCATTTATAAGACGACATCAAAAAATAATTTAAATCTAGAAATTGTTTTCTCCATACTCACAACATTATATTTCCTTATTACATCACTAAGCTCATCCGCGATGAGCGAAGTAATAATGGAAAAAACATCAAATGTTTTAGAAATGGTATGCTCTGTAGTTCAAGTTAAAACTTATTTTGTTACGAAGGTAGTCTTAGGTTTAATAATGATGTTGATTCAGCTATCAAGTCTCGGAATGATTTTTGGTTTTTGGATTTGTATCCGGCAGTTCTATGATCAAGGTGAAGGATTGGTTGAGTTATTACAAACTCTTGGTATTCTTGATTTTGAAGGAAGAACATTTTTCGACATAATGAAAAATTTAAACTTATCGCAAACAGATTATTTAAATATCGGGTGTGCACTTTTAATACTCATGGTCGGAATTGCAACAATACAAATTATTCTACTTGTACTCGCCGTTCGTATTCGATCAATTGAGGAAGCCGGAAGTGTTCATGGACCGCTTTATTTCTTAATGCTGTGTATCTATTATTTGTCTATTTTTCTCAACACCCGTTATCAAATGACGGAAGGTTGGGGTGTTTATTTATCATTAACACCTTTATTTAGTATGTTATTTCTCCCACTTCGTGTTCTTGTATATGATGTAAGTCTCTATGAGATTGTTTTTTCATTTGCGACAGCGATTGGATTTTTTATGCTCGTATTTGAGTTTTCGAAGTACTACAGCGAGATGTTTATTTTTGATAATGATACGAAAAAGATTGACTAA
- a CDS encoding ABC transporter ATP-binding protein → MKVEQLTKLYKNNRGIKDISFEIGEGEILAVLGVNGSGKSTLFKTITGLIRHDSGVISVNDIGYIPENRSLYKDITVKEHLELYARLHGMEFDDIQSNIEYWMRYLEIEMYLNSKIMTLSKGNQQKVQILCGLIHDPQTIIMDEPLSGLDIHNMRLIKGLLRKLARRGKSILISSHQYEEVEEVSDYILILKDGVMKKYGSLKDLKIQALITYLILEKDQYYDIKHLGLDYKVVEDKVYVVIHDKNTLKNVMPTLIETRCVEKIVIDSVSLKEMVEMTYEDAN, encoded by the coding sequence ATGAAAGTTGAACAACTAACAAAACTTTATAAAAACAATCGTGGGATTAAGGATATTTCGTTTGAAATTGGTGAGGGAGAAATCCTTGCGGTATTAGGTGTCAATGGAAGTGGTAAATCGACATTGTTTAAAACAATAACAGGTTTAATTCGCCATGATTCAGGAGTGATTAGTGTAAATGATATTGGATATATACCTGAAAATCGTTCTTTATACAAGGATATCACCGTTAAGGAGCATCTTGAACTTTACGCAAGACTTCATGGTATGGAGTTTGATGACATTCAATCAAACATTGAATATTGGATGCGATATTTGGAAATAGAAATGTATTTAAATTCAAAAATTATGACACTCTCGAAAGGAAACCAACAAAAAGTTCAAATTTTATGTGGACTTATCCATGATCCACAGACAATAATCATGGATGAACCACTGAGTGGTTTAGATATTCATAACATGAGACTCATAAAAGGGTTGTTACGTAAGCTTGCGAGAAGAGGGAAGTCGATCTTAATATCAAGTCATCAATATGAAGAAGTCGAAGAGGTCTCAGATTATATTCTAATCTTGAAAGATGGTGTTATGAAAAAGTATGGATCACTTAAAGATCTCAAGATTCAAGCGTTAATAACTTATTTAATATTGGAAAAAGACCAGTATTATGACATTAAGCATCTTGGACTGGATTATAAAGTAGTGGAGGATAAGGTCTATGTCGTGATTCATGACAAGAACACACTCAAAAATGTTATGCCTACTTTAATTGAAACCCGATGTGTTGAAAAGATTGTAATTGATTCTGTGTCTTTAAAAGAAATGGTGGAAATGACTTATGAAGACGCTAATTAA
- a CDS encoding Fur family transcriptional regulator, translating to MDIKTELNHHGIKSTRQREAILTILKDSDTPITINQIRESLDAVGEYMDLSTIYRVLDVFEQKNIITKTVPLEPSQSVYDYKRHIHKHHLICTQCGTITIIEGCPLGDYEGKVARDSGYIIDRHQLELYGLCPECQKSA from the coding sequence ATGGATATCAAAACAGAATTAAATCATCATGGCATAAAATCAACACGTCAACGTGAAGCGATTTTAACGATTTTAAAAGATAGTGATACACCTATCACAATCAATCAAATTCGCGAATCATTGGATGCGGTTGGAGAATACATGGACTTATCCACGATTTATCGTGTTTTGGATGTCTTTGAACAAAAAAATATTATAACCAAGACAGTGCCACTTGAGCCATCGCAAAGTGTATATGACTATAAACGACATATTCATAAACATCACCTTATTTGTACCCAATGTGGAACCATCACAATTATTGAGGGATGTCCACTTGGAGATTATGAAGGTAAAGTTGCGCGTGATAGTGGGTATATTATCGATCGACATCAATTAGAACTCTACGGGTTATGTCCAGAGTGTCAAAAAAGTGCTTAG
- a CDS encoding DegV family protein: MKTAVIVDSSSNYYNENIEMDGLFAIPLQIINEDDASLESVEISIDQVNALMRENIMLQTSLPALGMIEDLFREIKAKGYERILAIPITTGISGTIGAMNTAAQFVDIEFVFIDCFTAASIELDCALAARKLLDQGYDIPEIKERIDVALNNGNTFIIPDDLAHLSRGGRLSPLAAKLGGFLKIKPILHLNKDTKGIIEPFDKVRTMSKAIDRVIEAMQEAGVDETYKITIVDVDAKDELNKTVKKFEEAFPNTEIYVTELISTVSVHVGIGSLAFQYMKKIEV, from the coding sequence ATGAAAACTGCGGTTATTGTCGATAGTAGTAGTAATTATTATAATGAAAATATCGAAATGGATGGTCTTTTCGCGATACCCTTACAGATCATCAATGAGGACGATGCTTCACTTGAAAGTGTTGAGATTTCAATTGATCAGGTTAATGCCCTCATGAGGGAAAACATCATGCTTCAAACATCACTGCCAGCTCTTGGCATGATTGAAGACTTATTTAGAGAAATTAAGGCTAAAGGATACGAGCGAATTCTTGCGATACCTATTACCACTGGAATCTCTGGTACTATTGGCGCAATGAATACAGCTGCCCAATTTGTCGATATAGAATTTGTTTTCATTGATTGTTTTACAGCTGCATCAATTGAACTTGATTGTGCACTCGCTGCTCGAAAACTTCTTGATCAAGGATATGATATTCCTGAAATCAAAGAACGTATTGATGTGGCACTCAATAATGGTAACACGTTTATTATTCCTGATGATTTGGCGCATCTATCACGAGGTGGAAGACTTTCCCCTCTTGCCGCAAAACTTGGTGGTTTTCTAAAAATTAAACCAATACTTCATCTCAATAAAGACACTAAAGGAATTATTGAACCTTTTGATAAAGTTCGAACGATGTCCAAAGCAATTGATCGTGTAATTGAAGCGATGCAAGAAGCTGGTGTTGATGAAACTTATAAAATTACGATTGTGGATGTGGATGCAAAGGATGAGCTTAATAAAACTGTTAAGAAATTTGAAGAAGCATTCCCAAACACAGAAATCTATGTAACTGAGTTAATTTCAACAGTAAGTGTTCATGTTGGAATTGGATCTCTTGCATTTCAATATATGAAAAAAATCGAAGTCTAG
- the miaA gene encoding tRNA (adenosine(37)-N6)-dimethylallyltransferase MiaA: MKKVIVIAGVTASGKSSLAVSLAKKINGEIISADSVAVYKELNIGSAKPTVEEQDGIIHHLIDIVSITESYHVARFQKEARDAIDLILSKGKTPIIVGGTGLYINALLNDYRFNEELELPEIDESLTNEALMQELIELDPVTAENIHINNRKRLIRSLQMVKGMKLPKSDVNENKGKNRLYDAHVYFLQGDRTKLYERINKRVDIMMSQGLLDEVSELKTEYPDLFSFQSMQSIGYREFNDYFQGNSSIDEVQELIKTNTRRLAKRQITWFKHQTESIWIDVFNEDPLEFVLNNIEKW; the protein is encoded by the coding sequence ATGAAAAAAGTAATTGTCATTGCAGGTGTTACGGCTTCAGGCAAATCGAGCCTGGCAGTTTCATTAGCCAAAAAAATTAATGGAGAAATTATAAGTGCCGACTCGGTAGCCGTTTATAAAGAATTGAATATTGGTAGTGCTAAACCAACAGTTGAAGAGCAGGATGGTATTATTCACCATCTAATTGATATCGTATCCATTACGGAATCATATCATGTTGCGCGATTTCAAAAAGAAGCACGAGATGCCATTGATTTAATCCTAAGCAAAGGTAAAACTCCGATTATAGTTGGCGGAACAGGGCTCTATATTAATGCATTGCTCAATGACTACAGATTTAATGAAGAACTTGAGTTACCTGAAATTGATGAGAGCTTAACTAATGAAGCTTTAATGCAAGAACTTATAGAGCTTGATCCAGTTACAGCTGAAAATATACATATAAACAATCGAAAGCGTCTCATTCGATCATTACAAATGGTAAAAGGGATGAAATTACCTAAGTCAGATGTAAATGAAAATAAAGGGAAAAATCGTCTTTACGATGCACATGTATATTTTCTACAAGGTGATCGAACGAAACTCTATGAACGTATTAATAAACGTGTAGATATAATGATGAGTCAGGGACTTCTGGATGAAGTGAGTGAACTCAAAACAGAATATCCGGATTTGTTCTCATTTCAAAGCATGCAATCAATCGGCTATCGTGAGTTTAATGATTATTTCCAGGGGAATAGCTCAATTGATGAAGTTCAAGAACTGATAAAAACGAATACGAGAAGACTTGCGAAACGACAAATCACATGGTTTAAACATCAAACTGAAAGTATTTGGATTGATGTATTTAACGAAGATCCTCTCGAATTTGTATTAAATAATATCGAAAAGTGGTAA
- a CDS encoding VOC family protein has product MKTLNNISIKNVVLKVLDIESMQSFYEKTLGLTVLNQHEKSVVLGIDHIPLLTLKTSNRYEKPNQNYSGLYHMAFLLPEEAYLGQFIKHLVALKQPITGLGDHIYSQAIYLNDPEGNGIEVYADRPRSSWIINNDGTIIGGTRAVDVEGLMRIAHPQAWSGMPEHTILGHVHLQVSDIESARSFYLNRLGFELKTEMQKALFVSRDGYHHHIGINEWAGPNIADLPENTSGMESFTISTPSFVTYREELIQAGEKIVDLDANHFEIIDPFHINIIFEKI; this is encoded by the coding sequence ATGAAAACATTAAACAATATATCAATCAAAAACGTCGTACTTAAAGTTTTAGACATTGAATCGATGCAATCTTTCTACGAAAAAACATTAGGGCTTACAGTTCTAAATCAACATGAAAAGAGCGTTGTTTTAGGAATTGATCACATTCCGTTACTCACATTAAAGACTTCCAATCGTTATGAAAAACCCAATCAAAATTACAGTGGTCTTTATCATATGGCATTTTTATTGCCAGAGGAAGCGTATCTTGGGCAATTCATTAAACACCTGGTTGCTTTAAAACAACCAATTACAGGACTTGGGGATCATATTTATTCTCAGGCTATCTATCTCAATGATCCCGAAGGAAACGGGATTGAAGTTTATGCGGATCGTCCGCGATCATCATGGATCATCAATAATGATGGAACGATTATTGGGGGAACAAGGGCTGTGGATGTTGAGGGGCTCATGCGTATCGCTCATCCTCAAGCATGGAGTGGAATGCCTGAGCATACTATATTAGGACATGTTCATCTCCAAGTATCAGACATCGAGAGTGCTCGTAGTTTTTACTTGAATCGATTAGGTTTTGAACTTAAAACGGAAATGCAGAAAGCACTTTTTGTCTCACGTGATGGATATCATCATCACATTGGGATTAATGAATGGGCAGGACCCAATATTGCGGATTTACCTGAAAACACAAGTGGTATGGAATCCTTTACGATTTCGACACCTTCCTTTGTGACCTATAGGGAAGAACTTATTCAAGCGGGTGAGAAGATTGTGGACTTAGATGCGAATCATTTTGAAATCATCGACCCATTTCACATAAACATTATCTTTGAGAAAATTTAA
- a CDS encoding DegV family protein, translating into MKKLAIVCDSSVCFTPEEIKKYNVFIAPLTLIHNNTEYLDQETISKEEVHELLSKKEKIMTSQPNLGSLINLFEAICDEGYEQILAVTLSSNLSGTYSAFNQAASHVEGCEIHVVDSFTLGGPVQQTVKLIRAMELNGVSIDEMITRINTFLLRTESFVYPQNLDQLRVSGRISKHAATLASLLKVKPLLYLENHGLTIEKFGTARTETKIFELLIKHMKEQGVTPESYDFYYLHSDAKEITTRLRDAISESFGTHDAYIMDLPAAVATHAGLGTVAIQWIPKTDKYIK; encoded by the coding sequence ATGAAAAAATTAGCGATTGTATGTGATTCATCAGTATGTTTCACACCAGAAGAAATTAAAAAGTATAACGTTTTTATTGCACCATTAACTTTAATCCACAACAACACTGAGTACTTAGACCAAGAAACCATCTCAAAAGAAGAGGTACATGAATTACTCTCAAAGAAAGAAAAGATTATGACTTCTCAGCCTAATCTTGGTTCATTAATCAATCTTTTTGAAGCAATATGTGATGAAGGTTACGAGCAAATTCTTGCGGTAACACTCTCTTCAAATCTATCAGGGACTTACAGTGCCTTTAATCAAGCTGCATCACATGTAGAAGGATGCGAAATTCATGTTGTCGACTCATTTACCTTAGGGGGTCCGGTCCAACAAACCGTAAAACTTATAAGAGCCATGGAACTTAACGGCGTATCAATCGATGAGATGATAACACGAATCAATACATTTTTATTACGCACCGAGTCATTTGTATATCCACAAAACTTAGATCAATTACGTGTTAGTGGACGAATTTCAAAACATGCTGCGACTCTTGCATCACTTTTAAAAGTTAAACCCCTTCTATATCTTGAAAACCATGGTTTAACCATCGAAAAATTTGGAACTGCGCGTACAGAAACTAAGATTTTCGAACTGTTGATTAAACATATGAAGGAACAAGGCGTTACACCTGAGTCGTATGATTTTTATTACTTACACAGCGATGCGAAAGAAATAACAACACGCCTTCGTGATGCAATTTCTGAATCCTTTGGTACTCATGATGCGTATATTATGGACTTACCGGCTGCTGTCGCAACGCACGCGGGTCTTGGAACTGTCGCAATTCAATGGATTCCGAAAACCGATAAATATATCAAGTGA
- the mutL gene encoding DNA mismatch repair endonuclease MutL yields the protein MNKIKVLDTHLTNMIAAGEVVERPAGIIKELVENSIDANATSIEVRIIEGGMGLIEVSDNGDGMSGEDLSQAFERHSTSKIKSVLDLNAISSFGFRGEALPSIASVSHVEAISSDGVEGHRIIIDNGVKKVKERAARNQGTTISVSSLFLKTPARLKHIKNVHYETSIVLDTIQKFAMGNPKIAFTLYNESKVSFRSYGRNDIADVFHRVYGAQVTQDTQLFSAENYDFKIDGIMALPQHNRANRYSIWLYINNRMIRFPKIQKAIVDGYRRHMPTDRYPIVVMNIHVDPQLVDVNVHPSKWEIRLSKDNVLVELIQDCFSSILDKNMRPQRVTFPSPVAVQTDIKEALLGEPIPRFEPLIEEPKKIYVPDYIPDSLPISDFKPREVEPQIESGKIEPLTVLSQMSGCYILAQGENGLYIIDQHAAMERVRYEYYQNKMLNQNNPTQDFLIPLIIEGRKPIIGRVHEINQILKEFQLELEVFGEDAFVLRSTPLWIEEKVVSEFIHEVLDMFEDERTIREEDLRRNVLATLACHSSVRFNEYMSMDEMTELVRQLRACEQPFNCPHGRPTFITVEHKQLIKEFKR from the coding sequence ATGAATAAAATTAAAGTACTGGATACACATCTAACAAATATGATTGCTGCGGGTGAAGTTGTAGAACGACCTGCTGGAATTATAAAGGAACTTGTAGAAAATTCTATTGATGCGAATGCTACAAGTATTGAAGTGCGTATTATTGAAGGTGGTATGGGATTAATCGAAGTGAGTGATAATGGTGATGGCATGAGTGGTGAGGATTTATCTCAAGCATTTGAACGCCATTCAACCTCTAAAATAAAGAGCGTTTTAGACCTTAATGCGATTTCATCATTTGGATTTCGAGGTGAAGCTTTACCGTCGATTGCATCTGTAAGCCATGTTGAGGCAATTTCAAGCGATGGTGTTGAAGGCCATCGAATAATCATTGATAATGGAGTCAAAAAGGTGAAAGAGAGAGCAGCTCGTAATCAAGGGACAACAATCTCGGTTTCGAGTCTCTTTCTTAAAACACCGGCACGGCTAAAACATATTAAAAATGTTCATTATGAAACATCGATTGTACTCGATACAATTCAAAAGTTTGCAATGGGTAATCCTAAAATAGCGTTCACTCTTTATAACGAAAGCAAAGTAAGTTTTAGAAGTTATGGAAGAAATGATATTGCGGATGTTTTTCATCGTGTTTACGGTGCGCAAGTAACACAAGATACACAGTTGTTTAGTGCAGAAAATTACGATTTTAAAATTGATGGTATTATGGCGCTTCCACAACACAACCGAGCGAATCGATATTCAATTTGGCTATATATTAATAATCGTATGATTCGTTTTCCTAAGATACAGAAAGCAATTGTAGATGGCTATCGACGTCATATGCCTACTGATCGCTATCCAATTGTCGTGATGAACATCCATGTTGATCCTCAGTTAGTAGATGTGAACGTACATCCTAGTAAATGGGAGATTCGTTTATCTAAAGATAATGTTCTAGTGGAACTTATTCAGGATTGCTTTTCCTCAATTTTAGACAAAAACATGCGTCCACAACGAGTTACCTTTCCAAGTCCCGTTGCCGTGCAAACGGATATCAAAGAAGCGTTGCTCGGTGAACCAATACCACGGTTTGAACCACTCATTGAGGAACCAAAGAAAATATATGTACCCGATTATATACCGGATTCTTTACCAATATCAGATTTTAAACCACGCGAAGTAGAACCTCAAATAGAATCGGGAAAAATAGAACCTCTTACTGTATTATCACAAATGAGCGGATGTTATATTCTCGCTCAAGGGGAAAATGGTCTCTATATTATTGATCAGCATGCAGCGATGGAGCGTGTCCGTTATGAGTATTACCAAAACAAAATGCTTAATCAAAACAATCCTACGCAAGATTTTTTAATTCCATTAATTATTGAAGGACGAAAACCAATAATCGGTCGAGTTCATGAAATTAACCAAATACTCAAAGAATTTCAACTTGAGTTAGAAGTTTTTGGGGAAGATGCGTTTGTATTAAGAAGTACCCCTTTATGGATTGAAGAAAAAGTGGTCTCAGAATTTATTCATGAAGTTTTAGATATGTTTGAAGATGAACGAACAATTCGTGAAGAAGATTTACGTCGAAATGTACTTGCGACCTTAGCATGTCATTCTTCAGTACGATTCAATGAGTATATGTCAATGGATGAAATGACTGAGTTGGTTCGACAACTTAGAGCGTGTGAACAACCTTTTAATTGTCCACATGGGAGACCAACATTTATTACAGTAGAGCATAAACAACTCATCAAGGAGTTCAAACGATGA
- a CDS encoding IMPACT family protein, which yields MIYNTYMEQLDYKTIQSEVIAEQEINKSKFIGFLAPINSEEEAKAYLKSIKKMHPKATHHCSAYRTGEIERSNDDGEPASSAGLPMLQVLRGHKLEGVIAVVVRYYGGVLLGVGGLIRAYGSTVSLTLEDAKLLAPQKVYTMELSFPYEFINEVELHITSVGTVLDRNYDSLARYQICVTDPMLLEPLDDLTRGTISKSIIKESIEFI from the coding sequence ATGATTTATAATACATACATGGAACAATTAGACTATAAAACAATTCAATCGGAAGTAATTGCGGAACAAGAGATCAATAAATCTAAATTTATTGGATTTTTAGCGCCAATTAATTCTGAAGAAGAAGCGAAGGCATATTTAAAATCAATCAAAAAAATGCATCCTAAAGCAACGCATCATTGTAGTGCTTATCGAACGGGTGAGATTGAACGATCGAATGATGATGGCGAACCCGCATCGTCAGCAGGCTTACCCATGCTTCAAGTCCTTCGCGGTCATAAACTTGAAGGGGTAATTGCGGTTGTGGTGCGTTATTATGGCGGGGTTTTACTTGGTGTAGGCGGTTTGATTAGAGCTTACGGTTCAACGGTCTCTCTTACTCTTGAAGATGCGAAATTGCTTGCACCTCAAAAGGTATATACGATGGAACTCTCATTTCCCTACGAGTTTATTAACGAGGTGGAATTGCACATTACAAGTGTGGGAACTGTTTTGGATCGTAACTATGATTCCTTAGCACGCTATCAGATATGTGTTACCGATCCAATGTTATTGGAACCGTTAGATGATTTAACACGTGGAACTATAAGTAAGAGTATTATTAAAGAGTCAATTGAGTTTATTTAG
- a CDS encoding ABC transporter ATP-binding protein/permease, which translates to MLKLDKITKKYGDVEALKGVSLTFRKNEFVSILGPSGCGKTTMLNIIGGLDRYTSGDLNISGISTKNYKDRDWDSYRNSSVGFVFQSYNLIPHLTVLQNVELSLKLSGISKKEGEARARTALEKVGLVDHLNKKPNQLSGGQMQRVAIARAIVNDPEIILADEPTGALDSKTSVIIMDLLKEIAQDRLVIMVTHNAELAHEYSNRIVELLDGQIISDSNPFDADINSEKLAKRKRTKMPYMTALGLSGKNLWAKKGRTVLTSFAGSIGIIGIALILALSSGLSNSINKMQSDTLATSPITIGSSDFDFSGPVVTEDTTDMNEFPTDSKLQIYEPKVQTNVITNNITQEYIDHVNKLDSDKYISIQYIHKANMNMIRKSGDKYVHVQSSSSHMGELLDNEDFNNNQYDILEGRMPKGDNEMILVVDNYNRIAKETVKELGLGDLGDKVDLKSLVGQEFKLIQNNDYFVKDEFGLYREASQQNYETIYGSDKAKTLSIVGVMRQKEDSSFQMYQPGLYYRSDLVKSFIKDSTDSEVVKAQKEVGKEYSVVSGMGFEGHPFKEADALYQDQLEELGSSSLPRNISIIPADFEAKKEIRSHLDAYNTDKKDADKITYSDMSEMITGVMETVVNTISYVLIGFSSISLVVSSLMIGIITYVSVIERTKEIGVLRSLGARKKDISRVFNAETFLIGFVSGTLGIVVTYLLTFPINAIIYNLTKTENIAVVNPLHAVILIIISIILTSISGVIPSRMAAKKDPVIALRSE; encoded by the coding sequence ATGTTAAAATTAGATAAAATAACAAAAAAATATGGCGATGTTGAAGCGCTTAAAGGTGTTTCTTTAACATTTAGAAAAAATGAATTCGTTTCAATTCTCGGTCCTTCAGGATGTGGGAAGACAACGATGTTGAATATTATTGGCGGACTTGACCGATATACAAGTGGCGATCTCAATATTTCTGGAATATCAACGAAGAACTATAAAGATCGTGACTGGGATTCTTATCGTAACAGTTCAGTAGGATTTGTATTTCAATCTTATAATTTAATACCTCATCTTACCGTTCTTCAAAACGTTGAATTATCTTTGAAATTATCTGGGATTTCGAAGAAAGAAGGAGAAGCACGCGCACGTACGGCTCTAGAAAAAGTTGGTTTAGTAGATCATTTAAACAAAAAACCGAACCAGTTATCCGGTGGACAAATGCAACGTGTTGCGATTGCTCGTGCTATTGTAAATGACCCTGAGATTATCCTTGCGGATGAACCGACAGGTGCTCTCGATAGTAAAACAAGTGTTATTATCATGGACTTACTTAAAGAAATTGCACAAGATCGTCTTGTAATCATGGTTACTCACAATGCAGAGCTTGCACATGAATACAGCAATCGCATCGTGGAATTGTTAGATGGTCAAATTATAAGTGACAGCAATCCTTTTGATGCAGATATAAATAGTGAAAAACTTGCGAAGCGTAAACGTACGAAAATGCCTTATATGACAGCATTGGGTCTAAGTGGAAAAAACTTGTGGGCCAAAAAGGGGAGAACTGTTCTTACAAGTTTTGCGGGAAGTATTGGAATCATTGGTATTGCATTAATTCTTGCACTCTCTTCAGGGTTATCAAATTCAATTAATAAAATGCAGTCCGATACATTAGCTACATCACCAATTACAATCGGATCATCTGATTTTGATTTCTCAGGTCCTGTAGTTACAGAAGATACTACTGACATGAACGAATTCCCTACAGATTCTAAACTTCAAATATATGAACCTAAAGTTCAAACAAATGTCATTACAAACAATATTACCCAAGAATATATTGACCATGTTAATAAACTCGATTCCGATAAATATATTTCGATACAATATATTCATAAAGCGAATATGAATATGATCCGTAAATCAGGTGATAAATATGTACATGTTCAATCAAGTTCATCCCACATGGGAGAGTTACTTGATAATGAGGACTTCAATAACAATCAATATGATATTCTTGAAGGTCGTATGCCTAAAGGTGATAACGAAATGATTTTAGTTGTTGATAACTATAACCGAATTGCAAAAGAAACGGTTAAAGAACTTGGACTGGGTGATTTAGGGGATAAAGTCGATCTAAAGTCCTTAGTAGGTCAAGAGTTTAAGTTAATTCAAAATAATGATTATTTTGTTAAAGATGAATTTGGACTATACCGAGAAGCTAGCCAACAAAATTACGAAACAATCTACGGAAGTGATAAAGCGAAGACATTATCCATTGTTGGTGTTATGAGACAAAAAGAAGATTCATCGTTCCAAATGTATCAACCAGGTTTATATTACCGTTCTGATTTAGTAAAATCATTCATTAAAGATTCTACAGATTCAGAAGTAGTTAAAGCACAAAAAGAAGTAGGTAAAGAATACAGCGTTGTTTCTGGAATGGGATTTGAAGGTCATCCATTTAAAGAAGCCGATGCACTTTATCAAGATCAACTTGAGGAACTCGGATCCTCTTCATTACCACGAAACATTTCAATCATTCCTGCAGACTTTGAAGCTAAAAAGGAGATTCGATCACATCTTGATGCCTATAATACAGATAAAAAAGATGCTGATAAAATTACATATAGCGATATGTCAGAGATGATTACTGGTGTTATGGAAACAGTTGTTAATACGATTTCATATGTATTAATTGGTTTCTCATCAATTTCGCTAGTGGTTTCATCATTGATGATTGGAATCATTACCTATGTATCCGTAATTGAACGAACAAAAGAAATTGGTGTGCTTCGTAGTTTAGGAGCTCGTAAAAAAGATATTTCACGTGTGTTTAATGCTGAAACGTTCTTGATTGGATTTGTATCAGGTACATTGGGTATTGTGGTAACTTACCTATTAACCTTCCCAATTAATGCGATTATTTATAACTTAACGAAAACAGAGAATATTGCTGTAGTTAATCCTTTACACGCTGTGATTTTAATCATTATTAGTATTATCCTTACATCCATTTCGGGCGTAATCCCTTCAAGAATGGCTGCTAAGAAAGATCCAGTTATTGCTTTAAGAAGCGAATAA